The following proteins come from a genomic window of Deltaproteobacteria bacterium:
- the cas3 gene encoding CRISPR-associated helicase Cas3', with the protein MTTFKRLLAKSSDTSDTPRGAETLPGHTANVLAAAEALLNGTADAQLRAVGLPLSAWSLRFRRTVLLAAFCHDLGKANDQFQTMVRHQRKEQQAIRHEALSLLLVQETELRAWLTTALDSAETLDFLLWAAAGHHRKFPPPDPTAGTGIRLSLFLGHADFQRTLGIGAKWLSLSSPPSLCDVTWQLTGFSAPQRRLRQLEVQASRYWATCSDEQRRFLAAVKACLIAADVAGSALPKEGEKITLWIKEALQRQPTPEQLEKIVTDRLQGVSPRPFQAALGNTTARVVLAQAGCGSGKTIGAYLWAARRAPGKRLFFSYPTTGTATEGFRDYLIDPTLDTQLIHGRAAVDLDLLGVDDENEREDPLAALETWSTLITSCTVDTVLGLTQNRRRGLYAWPALVNAAFIFDEIHAYDERLFGALLRFLSNCLGVPCLLMTASLPRARREAIEKVLRTLGESLEVVTGPADLEALPRYRRLLSDDPWSVVTQALNQGEKVLWVVNTVDRALKLADEASSRNLHPLVYHSRFRYEDRVRQHGRVIAAFRDDGPVLAVATQVAEMSLDLSADLLVTDLGMGKN; encoded by the coding sequence ATGACTACTTTCAAAAGATTGCTGGCGAAAAGTAGTGACACCTCAGATACGCCACGTGGAGCCGAAACCCTGCCTGGTCACACGGCGAACGTGCTAGCAGCAGCCGAAGCATTACTGAACGGAACTGCAGACGCACAGTTGAGAGCCGTTGGACTACCTCTATCAGCCTGGTCCCTGCGTTTTCGTCGAACAGTTTTACTTGCTGCTTTTTGTCATGATCTCGGCAAAGCTAACGACCAATTTCAGACGATGGTTCGCCACCAGCGCAAAGAGCAACAAGCGATTCGCCACGAAGCGTTGTCCTTGCTCCTCGTTCAAGAAACCGAACTCCGCGCTTGGCTTACGACAGCTCTTGATAGTGCGGAAACGTTAGATTTTCTTTTATGGGCCGCCGCTGGACATCATAGGAAGTTCCCACCACCCGACCCTACCGCTGGAACTGGAATTCGACTTTCTCTTTTTCTCGGGCATGCAGATTTCCAACGAACGCTTGGCATAGGCGCGAAATGGCTCTCACTTTCTTCACCACCATCTTTATGTGATGTCACCTGGCAACTCACAGGTTTCAGTGCTCCGCAAAGGCGACTTCGTCAACTCGAAGTACAAGCATCCCGTTATTGGGCAACCTGTTCCGACGAACAGCGGCGGTTTCTCGCAGCCGTCAAAGCCTGTCTCATTGCTGCTGACGTAGCTGGTTCAGCACTCCCCAAAGAAGGCGAGAAAATTACCCTGTGGATTAAAGAGGCTCTTCAGCGTCAGCCTACGCCTGAGCAACTAGAAAAGATTGTGACAGACCGGCTTCAAGGTGTATCTCCTCGGCCATTTCAGGCCGCCCTGGGAAATACCACAGCCCGTGTTGTTCTTGCGCAGGCTGGCTGTGGTAGTGGCAAGACTATAGGTGCCTACCTGTGGGCTGCCCGCCGCGCTCCTGGGAAACGACTCTTTTTTTCTTATCCGACCACAGGAACGGCAACCGAAGGATTTCGTGACTACCTCATTGATCCTACGCTCGATACCCAGTTGATCCACGGGCGCGCAGCCGTCGATTTGGATTTACTTGGAGTAGATGATGAGAACGAACGTGAAGATCCGCTCGCTGCCCTGGAAACGTGGTCAACGCTTATTACTAGTTGCACCGTGGATACGGTCCTGGGGCTTACCCAGAATCGTCGTCGTGGGCTGTATGCCTGGCCGGCTTTGGTCAATGCAGCATTCATCTTTGATGAAATTCATGCATACGACGAGCGCTTATTCGGCGCATTACTCAGGTTCCTCTCAAATTGTCTAGGGGTGCCATGTCTATTGATGACAGCGAGTCTTCCCAGAGCAAGACGTGAAGCCATAGAGAAAGTTCTTCGTACACTCGGCGAATCACTCGAAGTCGTCACTGGCCCCGCTGACTTGGAAGCCTTACCTCGGTATCGGCGGTTACTCAGCGATGACCCTTGGTCAGTCGTAACCCAAGCCCTTAACCAAGGAGAAAAAGTGCTGTGGGTCGTGAATACCGTAGATCGCGCCCTCAAATTGGCTGATGAAGCCTCAAGTCGAAATCTCCACCCACTGGTGTATCACAGCCGGTTTCGCTATGAAGATCGCGTCCGTCAGCACGGTCGCGTTATCGCTGCATTTCGAGATGATGGACCTGTGCTAGCCGTCGCTACCCAGGTAGCAGAAATGAGCTTGGATCTTTCTGCAGACCTGTTGGTGACTGACTTAGGCATGGGCAAGAATTAA